From Woronichinia naegeliana WA131, the proteins below share one genomic window:
- a CDS encoding exonuclease SbcCD subunit D, with product MKFIHTSDWHLGRQFHHRSLLGDQEKVLEQLLQYIEQEAVDAVIIAGDIYDRAVPPAAAVKLLDETLAKICLDLKVPVIFIPGNHDSADRLSFGSRHLRTANLHIISELSQITDAIAIKSQDCTVHIFGIPYNDPENVRNHFNIEVKTHDQAHRHLVAQILAVKPDAPTVLVSHCFMEGAKSSESERPLSIGGAECISTEPFAPFDYVALGHLHRPQHKEQQQIRYSGSLMKYSFSEYNHQKGVTLVEINANGLQSIQQLPLQSPHDLRIIEGEFQTILERGKTDPKADDYLLIRLTDKHAILEPMERLRTVYQNVLHVEKIGIFNTAQTRLQPDKFAKHSEFEMFQDFFRQVQGEELNPAQAEAVQQAIAAIHRKDN from the coding sequence ATGAAATTTATCCATACCTCTGACTGGCACTTAGGCCGCCAATTCCATCATCGATCTCTCCTCGGAGATCAGGAAAAAGTACTCGAACAACTCCTACAATACATCGAACAAGAAGCCGTTGATGCCGTCATTATTGCAGGGGATATTTATGATCGCGCTGTCCCCCCTGCCGCCGCCGTTAAACTGCTGGATGAGACCCTCGCTAAAATTTGCCTTGACCTCAAAGTGCCTGTCATTTTCATTCCTGGCAATCACGATAGTGCCGATCGCCTAAGTTTTGGGTCTCGTCATCTGCGGACAGCCAACCTGCATATTATTAGTGAACTCAGCCAGATTACCGACGCGATCGCCATAAAAAGCCAAGACTGTACCGTGCATATTTTTGGCATTCCTTACAATGATCCTGAAAATGTTCGTAATCACTTTAATATAGAGGTCAAAACCCACGACCAAGCCCACCGTCATCTCGTTGCACAAATCCTAGCAGTTAAACCCGATGCTCCGACCGTATTGGTGAGTCACTGCTTTATGGAAGGAGCCAAAAGCTCGGAATCAGAACGCCCTCTGTCCATTGGTGGAGCCGAATGTATTAGTACAGAACCCTTTGCCCCCTTTGATTATGTCGCCCTCGGCCATTTACACCGTCCTCAACACAAGGAACAGCAACAAATTCGCTATAGTGGTTCTTTAATGAAGTATAGTTTTTCGGAATATAATCATCAAAAAGGGGTAACATTAGTAGAAATTAATGCCAACGGATTGCAATCTATTCAACAATTACCTTTACAATCACCCCATGATTTACGCATTATTGAAGGAGAATTTCAAACCATTTTAGAACGAGGAAAAACTGACCCAAAAGCCGATGACTATTTACTGATTCGTCTCACCGATAAACACGCTATTTTAGAACCGATGGAACGCCTACGCACGGTTTATCAAAATGTTCTCCACGTCGAAAAAATTGGTATATTTAATACGGCTCAAACCCGTTTACAACCGGATAAATTTGCTAAACATAGTGAATTTGAAATGTTTCAAGACTTTTTTCGACAAGTACAGGGAGAAGAACTTAATCCCGCTCAAGCTGAAGCCGTTCAACAGGCGATCGCTGCCATTCACCGCAAAGATAATTAA
- a CDS encoding SMC family ATPase: protein MKPLSLTLQAFGPFAGTEIINFQALGENPLFLINGPTGAGKSSILDGICFALYGESTGKEREAVNMRCDYAKPDLLTEIILDFRLGEKDYRIRRLPTQEKPKNRGEGTTTQQSEAYLWRLENSKEGELLAVKKVKEVDTKIQELLGLEADQFRQVMVLPQGKFRELLMANSKDRETIFSQLFQTQIYEQIQDHLKERAKGIIADKQKQDTSIKIFLESANLTEETQVSLELNDLTPKLAIAQAEKEATEIAKMEAVKHQESGLNLQKQFDNYQQKEVELTEKQSQASIIEQNQQQLEQAKQADKLLPLYQRYQEEVNILATLTQKSAENQQQLTKITEAVTEAKSLYEKAQIDFSKLDQLKKEQIELQQYEKHQQELIEKRKALKVAEKIAKESSQVLQKAQTELTQNQLEKQKLETAIADLNQALITIESQKATLKEHQRQLQDRQQLEDLRQELDEFTRQQNKHQKEEEKQREKLQLTQTELTTMEMYWHLGQAASLAQTLTQDQPCPVCGSCEHPQPAQGSPDTPMITKENLEKAKQELEKIRQKYQKIEQELVKVNQKIEHHQQAIIPLENSLDDLANQAIAYLQTLVDDLTQEINSLQSQQAEREVTETKLATLQIEITTLETAIALLNEQVQTDQVQTIQARSIVEQIEKQIPEEFHQAKALDKALTNLEKTIQSLTETHQKAEKDYQKQQQDCLQCQTKQLEIDSQCQSQQGKTQTTETTWQNALQSSLFSDFTIFQAAQLSEAQQTAIAAEIESYHAELNALQGVINQLKIELTGQTTPDLKQLEIDLQEQSQLFTEKSQSYQQLANRHQQLQELQTKLNQAHQHQAKLDEDYKIYGTLSEVADGKTGNKISLQRFVLGVLLEDVLSQASARLYRMTQGRYRLERPENQRAKNNRASGLEMEVLDEYTGKLRPVSTLSGGESFLAALSLALGLSDTIQSYAGGIKLDTLFIDEGFGSLDSESLELAIRTLMDLQSHGRTIGIISHITELRDHMNLRLDVISSRLGSRVKIVGV from the coding sequence ATGAAACCCTTAAGCCTAACTCTCCAAGCCTTTGGCCCCTTTGCTGGCACAGAAATTATTAACTTTCAAGCACTAGGAGAGAATCCCCTCTTTTTGATTAATGGCCCCACAGGTGCGGGTAAAAGTTCAATTTTAGATGGCATTTGTTTTGCACTCTATGGAGAATCAACGGGCAAAGAACGAGAAGCCGTTAATATGCGTTGCGATTATGCTAAACCTGATTTATTAACGGAAATTATTCTTGATTTTCGCTTAGGAGAAAAAGACTATCGTATCCGTCGTTTACCCACTCAGGAGAAGCCAAAAAATCGTGGTGAAGGCACAACAACTCAGCAGAGTGAAGCCTATCTATGGCGTTTAGAAAATTCAAAAGAAGGGGAATTACTAGCCGTTAAAAAAGTCAAAGAAGTGGATACTAAAATTCAAGAACTACTGGGTTTAGAAGCAGATCAATTTCGGCAGGTCATGGTGTTACCCCAAGGAAAATTTCGAGAATTATTAATGGCGAACTCAAAAGACCGAGAAACCATTTTTTCGCAACTTTTTCAAACTCAAATCTATGAGCAAATTCAAGATCATTTAAAAGAACGAGCCAAAGGAATCATTGCAGATAAACAAAAACAAGATACCAGCATTAAAATATTTTTAGAAAGTGCTAATCTGACTGAAGAAACCCAAGTTAGTCTTGAACTCAATGATTTAACTCCAAAATTAGCCATTGCCCAAGCAGAAAAAGAGGCGACTGAAATCGCTAAAATGGAGGCAGTCAAACATCAAGAATCAGGACTAAATTTACAAAAACAATTTGATAATTATCAACAAAAAGAAGTTGAATTGACCGAGAAACAATCCCAAGCTTCTATAATTGAACAAAACCAACAACAGTTAGAGCAAGCTAAACAGGCGGATAAATTATTACCTTTATATCAACGTTACCAAGAAGAAGTTAATATTCTGGCTACATTAACCCAAAAATCAGCAGAAAATCAGCAACAATTAACTAAAATTACAGAAGCAGTTACCGAGGCAAAAAGTCTTTATGAAAAAGCTCAGATAGATTTTAGTAAACTTGATCAACTTAAAAAAGAGCAGATTGAGTTACAACAGTATGAAAAGCACCAACAAGAATTAATTGAAAAACGCAAAGCTTTAAAAGTTGCTGAAAAAATTGCAAAAGAAAGTTCTCAAGTTCTACAAAAAGCACAAACAGAGTTAACCCAAAATCAATTAGAAAAACAAAAATTAGAAACCGCGATCGCTGATTTAAATCAGGCCTTAATCACCATTGAGAGTCAAAAAGCCACATTAAAAGAGCATCAACGACAATTACAGGATCGGCAACAGTTAGAAGACTTACGACAAGAATTAGATGAATTTACTCGTCAACAAAATAAACACCAAAAAGAGGAGGAAAAACAGCGCGAAAAATTACAACTGACCCAAACTGAATTGACAACAATGGAAATGTACTGGCATTTAGGGCAAGCCGCTAGTTTAGCGCAAACCTTAACCCAAGATCAGCCCTGTCCTGTTTGTGGTAGCTGTGAACATCCCCAACCCGCCCAAGGTTCTCCTGATACTCCTATGATTACCAAAGAGAACTTGGAAAAAGCTAAACAGGAGTTAGAAAAAATTCGTCAAAAATACCAAAAAATTGAGCAGGAATTGGTAAAAGTTAACCAAAAAATTGAACACCATCAACAGGCAATTATTCCCCTAGAAAACTCTCTTGATGACTTAGCTAATCAAGCGATCGCCTATTTACAAACTTTAGTAGATGATCTAACTCAAGAAATTAATTCCCTACAAAGCCAACAAGCAGAACGGGAAGTCACAGAAACAAAACTCGCTACTTTGCAAATAGAAATTACAACCTTAGAAACCGCGATCGCTCTTTTAAATGAGCAAGTCCAAACAGATCAAGTCCAAACTATTCAGGCTCGTTCCATCGTTGAACAAATCGAAAAACAAATTCCTGAAGAATTTCATCAAGCAAAAGCTTTAGATAAAGCTCTGACTAATTTAGAAAAAACGATTCAATCTCTCACCGAAACTCATCAAAAAGCAGAAAAAGACTATCAAAAACAGCAACAGGATTGTCTGCAATGTCAAACCAAACAACTGGAAATTGACAGTCAATGCCAATCCCAACAGGGCAAAACTCAAACAACGGAAACGACTTGGCAAAATGCTCTTCAAAGCAGTCTCTTTTCTGACTTCACTATTTTTCAAGCTGCCCAACTTTCTGAAGCTCAACAAACCGCGATCGCTGCGGAAATTGAATCCTATCATGCTGAATTAAATGCCCTTCAGGGAGTCATTAATCAACTTAAAATAGAATTGACAGGGCAAACAACCCCTGATTTAAAGCAACTCGAAATAGACTTACAGGAACAATCCCAATTATTTACTGAAAAATCCCAGAGCTATCAGCAATTAGCCAATCGTCATCAACAACTTCAAGAACTGCAAACTAAACTTAATCAAGCGCATCAACATCAGGCCAAACTAGATGAAGACTATAAAATTTATGGCACTTTAAGCGAGGTTGCCGATGGGAAAACAGGCAATAAAATTAGTCTCCAACGCTTTGTTTTAGGAGTCTTATTAGAAGATGTACTTTCCCAAGCTTCTGCTCGACTCTATCGCATGACTCAAGGTCGTTATCGCCTCGAACGTCCCGAAAATCAACGAGCTAAAAATAATCGAGCATCGGGTTTAGAAATGGAGGTTTTAGATGAATATACAGGAAAATTACGTCCTGTTTCTACCCTATCGGGCGGTGAATCTTTTTTAGCGGCTCTATCCCTAGCTTTGGGTTTATCTGATACCATTCAATCCTACGCAGGCGGTATTAAACTAGATACTCTATTTATTGATGAAGGTTTTGGTAGTCTCGATTCTGAGTCCTTAGAATTAGCGATTCGTACCCTGATGGATT